The DNA segment AGTACAGCCGGACCAACTTTTGGATGGCTAGCAAGACCCTTAACTGCTTCCACAATGGCATCTCTCACTTCTTCAAAAGTAGCATGCTTATCACCAGCAGTGATACCACCTTTGGGGATAAAGATGTTTTGAGGAGCGGTGCACATTTGTCCGCTATAGAGACAGAGACTAAATGCTACGTTTTGAGCCATAGCGCCTAGGTCGGCCACACTGTCAATGATGACGCTATTAACGCCAGCCATTTCGGTAAAGGTGACTTTGCCTGCCAGACCCTCGATATAACGGCCAAAAGCGCTACCACCAGTAAAGTCGATAATTTTGACAGCTGAGTGCTCAGCCAGCTCTTTAGTGATTGGCTTGGCTTCGGTATCAACAGCAAGCATCACCAGATCAGCACTAAAGCCACTGGCCACGAGTACTTCTTGCAAAAGTGCAACGACGATTGCGATAGGATAAATGGCTTTGGGGTGGGGTTTAACGATGACTGGATTGCCGGTTATCAAACTGGCATAAAGACCAGGCAATGTATTCCAGACAGGAAAAGTAGCGCAGCCAATTGAGAGAGCAATACCTCTGGGTACAGTGGTAAAAAATTTCTCAAGCTTGAGTGTGACTTTGCCAGCTGGTTTATCCCATTGGACCTTTTTAGGAAATCTAGTCAGCTCTTGATAGCCCAGAGCGATTGCTTCCAGCGCGCGGTCAGCGGCATGCGGTCCACTGGCTTGAAAGCTCATCAAATAAGCTTGACCAGTTGTATGCATTGTGCTGAAGGCAATTTCGTGAAAGGCAGTCTTCATCCGCTCAAGACTCTCAAAGAGTATGCCTGCGCGGGTTTCGACGTCAGCCTTTTTCCAGGCGCTAGCGGCAGCTTTAGTGCACTCAATGTACTGCTTACTATCCTTAAAGGCAGGATAGCTTACTGATAGAGCTTTATTACTGTATGGGCTCTTTTCATCGCTGGTCACCCAGGTGTCGTGGCTCTGCTTAAGACGCTCAAAATTGGCGCCGTGCTGGGACTCAAACAGTTTCTTTTGATCTGCCTCAGCGGTCTCGCCATAGACCTGAGGCGAGGGCATTTCGGGGTACTGGGCATAATATTCGCGCTTATGCACGGACTCTATG comes from the Candidatus Obscuribacter sp. genome and includes:
- the paaN gene encoding phenylacetic acid degradation protein PaaN, with translation MSTVTPVKQNHSLFEKHRSMIERAIESVHKREYYAQYPEMPSPQVYGETAEADQKKLFESQHGANFERLKQSHDTWVTSDEKSPYSNKALSVSYPAFKDSKQYIECTKAAASAWKKADVETRAGILFESLERMKTAFHEIAFSTMHTTGQAYLMSFQASGPHAADRALEAIALGYQELTRFPKKVQWDKPAGKVTLKLEKFFTTVPRGIALSIGCATFPVWNTLPGLYASLITGNPVIVKPHPKAIYPIAIVVALLQEVLVASGFSADLVMLAVDTEAKPITKELAEHSAVKIIDFTGGSAFGRYIEGLAGKVTFTEMAGVNSVIIDSVADLGAMAQNVAFSLCLYSGQMCTAPQNIFIPKGGITAGDKHATFEEVRDAIVEAVKGLASHPKVGPAVLGAIQSEATHKRVAEAKNLGGKVLLESGTLVNPEFPEIRSATPVLIEMPASEKKVFAQELFGPIAFVIATADTNESVELAASIASEHGAISCSAYTTDSEKLHEIADAMAEAGTPVAFNLTGNIYVNQSAAFSDFHVTGGNPAGNASLTDPEFVLKRFSRSQIRVNS